In Tolypothrix sp. NIES-4075, the following proteins share a genomic window:
- a CDS encoding lipopolysaccharide biosynthesis protein has protein sequence MKNSLLKNGFYNTVGGAIKIGLAVLTIPILIRMLGIEEYGLWTLAYAVVQVVNLAEAGLSVATTVFVSQDIVKENADDLSNSLSETLTVTFGGMLIFATIAAISLLFGAELIVSFFPKLGQVQQLTIQHALQIGGLVVWARLLQRVLIGVEQAYQRYDLANLFNTIESLLLSFGMLIVTWLGGRTIALMQWQAVAAIAILLSHVWVFRTLTRNMKLHVNWNEKRGLAIARYSVMTWLSSLGGMIFARGDRLIVGALLGSKVLGVYATITDLTTVINRLSDLPVQPLLPALSKMITIRDKDKNKLQQQIKQAVEINTLVALGLGTAFFTLAPFLMHVMLGDVVTSEYILALRIEIIIETLYSLYAVGYYVLFSVNAVVESLVIHLFSSLLSILLIFIYSNRLGLIGSVIGNTGFLCVLSIIFLGMKYLNINTNTWLQWYSLPLYYFIAFAIFGFIIKDNIELILCLCIVQIIMLIKWFIDSQSKEDNAIIKYFNYKKLSKSLFHKKKY, from the coding sequence GTGAAAAATAGTTTACTAAAGAATGGCTTCTACAACACAGTGGGGGGAGCAATCAAAATCGGACTAGCTGTACTCACAATTCCCATACTAATTCGGATGCTGGGAATTGAGGAATATGGTTTGTGGACACTGGCTTATGCGGTGGTGCAAGTGGTTAATTTAGCCGAGGCAGGTCTTTCTGTCGCAACTACAGTATTTGTCTCACAGGACATAGTAAAAGAAAATGCCGATGATTTATCAAATTCTCTTTCAGAGACATTGACTGTAACCTTTGGGGGAATGCTGATATTTGCAACTATTGCCGCTATTTCTCTGTTATTTGGTGCTGAACTAATTGTTAGTTTCTTTCCTAAATTAGGGCAAGTCCAACAACTAACAATTCAACATGCTTTACAGATTGGTGGGTTAGTAGTGTGGGCAAGATTGCTTCAAAGAGTTTTGATTGGTGTAGAACAAGCCTATCAACGTTATGACTTGGCAAATTTATTCAATACAATTGAATCGCTATTGCTTTCTTTTGGAATGTTAATAGTGACTTGGCTAGGAGGACGGACAATCGCCCTCATGCAGTGGCAAGCTGTAGCAGCTATAGCAATTTTATTGAGTCATGTTTGGGTTTTCCGAACTTTAACCCGTAACATGAAACTGCACGTAAATTGGAACGAAAAAAGAGGATTAGCAATAGCTCGATATAGTGTGATGACTTGGTTATCCTCGTTGGGTGGAATGATTTTTGCCAGAGGCGATCGCTTAATTGTAGGGGCTTTATTAGGTTCTAAGGTATTGGGAGTTTATGCAACAATTACCGATCTCACAACAGTGATTAATCGATTATCAGATTTACCTGTGCAGCCTTTACTTCCTGCTCTCAGCAAGATGATAACAATACGAGATAAAGATAAAAATAAGCTGCAACAACAGATTAAGCAAGCAGTTGAAATTAATACACTAGTTGCATTAGGGCTAGGAACTGCTTTTTTTACACTGGCACCATTTCTGATGCATGTAATGCTTGGAGATGTCGTTACCAGTGAATATATTTTGGCATTGCGAATTGAGATTATCATTGAGACACTCTATTCGTTGTATGCAGTAGGATATTACGTTTTGTTCAGTGTGAATGCAGTTGTAGAGAGTCTCGTAATTCACTTATTCAGTAGCCTACTTTCTATTTTGTTAATTTTCATTTATTCAAATAGGCTTGGATTAATAGGATCGGTTATAGGTAATACCGGATTTTTGTGTGTTTTGTCAATTATATTTTTGGGAATGAAATATCTAAATATAAATACAAATACTTGGTTACAATGGTATAGTTTACCATTGTATTATTTTATTGCTTTTGCTATTTTTGGATTTATTATTAAGGATAATATTGAGTTAATTTTATGCTTATGTATTGTACAAATTATCATGTTGATTAAGTGGTTTATTGATTCTCAATCAAAGGAAGACAATGCTATTATTAAATATTTTAATTATAAAAAATTAAGTAAGTCATTGTTTCATAAAAAAAAATACTAG
- a CDS encoding glycosyltransferase family 4 protein has product MKILHVINSFEGGGAEKLTLQIHQMCLQQGIDSHALSLMQSSAGSLPNAYSLGFDSPYQLSVPFKLYSFLSQPQWKDINVIHVHLFPSQLFTPIISRYLNLKASLITTEHSTVNWRRNKFYGKLIDKIFYSFYQRIICVCSAAADSLLDSQPQLMKKITTIHNGIDIQEYLPNSTLKIKGNTPIIISIGRLVELKNYATAIRALNKISEQAFEYWILGSGVLEYELRELVNSLNLESKVKFLGFRTDVPDLLHQADIFLLTSLWEGFNLSLLEAMAAELPVIVSNVPGVREAVTEESDEKSHVAFLVEPLSEDDIANKLSKLLADQNLRLTMGKNAQIRSSRFDIKQTVTKYIDLYQKMSVNNLSTFTPTK; this is encoded by the coding sequence ATGAAAATTTTACACGTTATTAACTCATTTGAAGGCGGTGGAGCAGAGAAACTCACTCTTCAAATACATCAAATGTGTCTTCAGCAAGGTATTGATAGTCATGCTCTAAGTTTAATGCAATCCTCGGCTGGTAGTCTACCAAATGCTTATTCTCTTGGCTTTGATAGTCCTTACCAATTATCAGTACCATTCAAACTATATTCATTCTTATCTCAACCGCAGTGGAAAGATATAAATGTCATTCATGTTCATCTATTTCCTTCACAACTTTTTACTCCCATAATCAGCAGATACTTAAATTTAAAAGCTTCTTTGATAACTACTGAACATAGCACTGTTAACTGGAGACGAAATAAATTTTATGGTAAGTTAATTGATAAAATTTTTTATAGTTTTTATCAGAGAATCATTTGTGTTTGCTCTGCTGCTGCTGACTCTCTGCTTGACTCACAACCTCAATTAATGAAAAAAATAACCACTATACATAACGGTATTGATATTCAAGAATACTTGCCTAATTCTACACTTAAGATCAAAGGTAATACCCCTATAATTATATCTATTGGGCGTTTAGTCGAGCTAAAAAACTACGCAACTGCTATTCGAGCCTTGAACAAGATTTCCGAGCAGGCTTTTGAGTATTGGATTTTAGGTTCTGGTGTTTTAGAATATGAATTGAGAGAACTGGTTAATTCTCTAAACCTCGAATCTAAAGTTAAATTTTTAGGTTTCCGCACCGATGTTCCTGATTTACTCCACCAAGCCGATATTTTTCTTCTAACTTCATTATGGGAAGGATTTAATCTATCTTTACTTGAGGCAATGGCAGCAGAACTACCCGTAATTGTCAGCAATGTCCCTGGAGTTAGAGAGGCAGTAACTGAAGAATCAGATGAAAAATCTCATGTTGCATTTCTTGTTGAACCTCTGTCTGAAGATGATATTGCTAATAAATTGAGTAAGTTACTTGCAGACCAAAACCTACGTTTGACGATGGGCAAAAATGCTCAAATTCGATCATCTAGATTTGATATCAAGCAAACAGTAACAAAATATATAGATTTGTACCAAAAAATGTCAGTTAATAACCTTTCCACTTTTACACCAACGAAATAA
- a CDS encoding glycosyltransferase family 4 protein, protein MKYSKKTVVLYIITKPEIGGTQQHLYELIANFHKGYELHLATSSFGFLTELVSSLEVPVYFMSNLNRDIKLSNDFLAIKECISLIKKIKPDIIHAASSKAGVVARIAGWVCKIPVVFTAHGWGFTPGSPKLRGFIALISEKLLTPLTAKLICVCESDRQLALSLGVGNQNSLCTIRNGIANNPVPIANSLQQPPKLIMVARFNEQKDQTTLLKAIAQLSNHHYHLDLVGSGSSLEFCKDLAHSLGIAEKVSFLGDRTDVPNLLAQSQIFILSTHYEGLPISILEAMRAGLPVVATSVNGIPEEVEHGKTGLLVPRKDVQALANALQTLIQSPDLRQQMGEAGRQKFEQEFTVERMINETKAVYEEILKKTK, encoded by the coding sequence ATGAAATATTCAAAAAAAACTGTTGTACTCTACATAATCACAAAGCCTGAGATTGGTGGCACTCAGCAACATCTTTACGAATTGATCGCAAATTTTCATAAAGGTTATGAATTGCATCTGGCAACCAGCAGCTTCGGTTTCCTCACGGAACTTGTTAGCAGTTTAGAAGTTCCTGTATATTTCATGTCAAATTTGAATCGTGATATCAAATTATCAAATGATTTTCTAGCTATCAAAGAATGTATTTCATTAATCAAAAAAATTAAACCAGATATCATCCATGCAGCCAGTAGTAAAGCTGGTGTGGTAGCACGTATCGCTGGATGGGTTTGCAAAATACCTGTTGTATTCACCGCTCACGGTTGGGGATTTACTCCTGGAAGCCCAAAACTTCGTGGATTCATTGCATTGATATCTGAAAAATTATTGACACCATTAACAGCAAAACTGATCTGCGTTTGTGAGAGCGATCGCCAACTAGCTCTAAGTCTTGGAGTTGGTAATCAAAATTCACTCTGCACTATTCGCAATGGTATTGCTAACAATCCTGTGCCTATTGCTAATTCTTTACAACAGCCACCTAAACTGATTATGGTGGCACGTTTTAACGAACAAAAAGACCAAACTACATTACTGAAAGCGATCGCTCAATTGTCTAACCACCACTACCACCTTGATTTGGTTGGTAGTGGTTCATCTCTGGAATTTTGCAAAGATTTAGCACATTCCCTTGGAATTGCAGAAAAAGTTTCTTTTTTAGGTGACAGAACAGATGTACCCAATTTATTAGCCCAATCTCAAATCTTTATTCTCAGTACCCATTATGAAGGTTTGCCTATCAGTATTCTAGAAGCTATGCGTGCTGGTCTACCTGTTGTGGCAACTAGCGTCAATGGTATTCCTGAAGAAGTTGAGCATGGTAAAACAGGCTTACTAGTACCGCGTAAAGATGTACAAGCACTGGCTAACGCATTGCAAACTCTCATTCAGTCTCCTGACCTTCGTCAGCAAATGGGTGAAGCAGGTAGACAAAAATTTGAACAAGAATTTACAGTTGAGCGAATGATAAATGAGACTAAAGCAGTATACGAAGAAATACTAAAAAAAACCAAATAA
- a CDS encoding glucosamine inositolphosphorylceramide transferase family protein: MKFLKKSIKELHYTLVNSLPIPIVNKLPLGALNKRGRWSIGIYCGESPFDLASSTGAKNPVLTRRDVSDVRAACVADPFMIKVGLTWFMFFEVLNQSTRRGEIAFATSEDGASWKYQKIVIAEPFHLSYPYVFEWKNEYYLIPESHQANSIRLYKASNFPTEWSFVGNLLNDGFFVDSSIFRYADKWWIFAETNSDHKHDTLRLYYAEDLLDSWLEHPKSPIVNNNAHIARPAGRVLMMNDKIFRFTQDCQPAYGTQVRAFEIIELTTTNYQEREIEQSLVLKPSSYGWNSGGMHHIDPHFIHDGKWIACVDGRG; the protein is encoded by the coding sequence ATGAAATTCTTGAAAAAGAGCATAAAAGAACTGCATTATACATTAGTAAATAGTCTGCCTATTCCCATAGTAAATAAACTGCCATTAGGGGCATTAAATAAGAGGGGCAGGTGGTCTATCGGCATTTATTGTGGCGAATCTCCTTTTGATTTAGCCAGTTCTACGGGTGCAAAAAATCCCGTACTGACTCGTAGAGATGTATCAGATGTCAGAGCCGCATGTGTTGCAGACCCCTTTATGATTAAAGTTGGGCTAACCTGGTTCATGTTTTTTGAGGTTTTGAATCAAAGTACACGTCGAGGAGAAATTGCATTTGCAACTAGTGAAGATGGAGCTAGTTGGAAGTATCAAAAGATTGTAATTGCCGAACCATTTCACTTATCTTATCCCTACGTTTTTGAATGGAAAAATGAATATTACTTGATTCCAGAAAGTCATCAAGCAAACTCAATCCGACTTTATAAGGCATCAAATTTTCCCACAGAATGGAGTTTCGTTGGCAATCTCCTTAATGATGGATTCTTTGTAGATTCCTCTATTTTCCGTTACGCTGACAAATGGTGGATATTTGCTGAAACTAATTCCGATCACAAACATGACACCCTGCGTCTTTACTATGCAGAGGATTTGCTCGATTCTTGGTTGGAACACCCAAAGAGTCCAATTGTCAACAACAATGCACATATAGCTAGACCAGCTGGTAGAGTTTTGATGATGAATGATAAAATTTTTCGTTTTACTCAAGACTGTCAGCCTGCTTATGGTACTCAGGTAAGAGCATTTGAGATTATCGAGTTAACGACTACAAATTATCAAGAAAGAGAAATTGAACAAAGTTTAGTGTTGAAACCGAGTAGTTATGGTTGGAATAGTGGTGGTATGCACCATATTGACCCTCATTTCATCCATGACGGCAAATGGATTGCTTGTGTAGATGGTCGAGGTTAA